The Pontibacter sp. SGAir0037 DNA segment CCGAAGGAAAAGAAGATGAGCTGTTCGGGCGCTTACAGCAGAAACTGGGTAAAACAAAAGATGAGATTGTCAGATTGATTTCTGATTTATAACAGCTGATAAGCAGCTAACACGAAAGCTCAACTACTTCTATAGTTGAGCTTTCGTGTTGTTTACCTGTTTGTAATGTTGGCAACTGCATAAGTTGCTGAATATGACTTCTGTTTCAAATGTAAAGGTTTTTAACTAATTTGGAAGAAAAGTAAAATATAGATATAACTTAATGCTGTGCATCATCGTTATTAAATCAATTACCCAGGAAATAGAACTTTAACCAAATTTAATCTTATACAACTATGAAGGACAATAGCGGAAAAGTAATACTCGCTTTATTGGCTGGTGCTAGCGCTGGTGTTATTGCAGGCTTGTTAATGGCTCCCGACACTGGTGAACAAACCAGAACAAGTGTTAAAAAATGGGCTACTAAACTGAGCAAAGACCTGGAGAAAAACCTGCAGGCCGGTTTAGACGAAATCAAGAACATGAGCAACGACACATTAGATAAGCTTTCTACCGCTGCGAAAGACTTTTCAGGCAAAGCGACAGACACAGCTTCTGATGTAGCTGAGAAAGCAACAGATACTGTGAAAAATGCTACCGGTGGTACTGCTAAAACCGGAGGTACTTCAACTGGTACTGGTGCAGGTACAACTGCAACAGGTGGCGGAAACGCTTAATGGCATGCTGCTTTTGCAGTACACATTAAAGATCTGATAAAGATATTGCGGCACTATGTAAGCGAGTTAAGCTTATGTAGTGCCGCGCAATTTTCGGCCTGTTCTACAACAAGAGCAGGCCGCTTCTGTTTACATCTGGTATGCCTGCTGATAACTTTCAGGCTAGTAACACGTTATTTTAATATAGAAGCTTTTTATAGTTTCTTGATTAAATTGAAAGATGCAATACTATGAAAACAAAAAAGGCAAGTACAACAAGTGCAGAATCAACAACAAGTGCAGCTACTTACGATAGGTTAGGCTTTCGCATTCATACTCCGCAAAAAGAGGAGGCGAAAGAAAGTGCAGGTATAAGTGAGGCGCCTGGCATGATAAAACGTACTATCGAGCGCACCATGAAAGGAAAGACCACAGCTAAAAGCAGTAATACCGGCACATTAGTGGCGAGTGTGCTGGCCGGAGCAGGTGTGGGAGCTTTAGCCGCTGTATTACTGGCGCCGGAAAAAGGGAAAGTACTTCGTACTCAGATTGCTAATTCTGCAGGAGAAGCCGGAGACCTGGTAACACAGCAGATGACAAAAGTGATGGATACCTGCAAAAGCACGATGAACACCTGGACGGGCAAAGTAAAAACCATGGCAAACGGAGCTACATCCGGTAATGGTAAAAGCGAGACAGGTACAGATGATCCCGCCAAATCAAATCCAAGATATTTCTAAGAATATAAAACAACAAGGCCCGGCTACTTCAGTAGCCGGGCCTTGTTGTTTTACAATAGTATCATTATTATTCTTCGTGCTTCTCAGGCTTCATCTGAGGGAAGAACAGTACATCCTGTATAGAATGCGAGTTGGTCATGATCATGGATAAACGGTCTATACCTATTCCAAGACCTGCGGTTGGCGGCATGCCATACTCAAGTGCGCGCAGGAAGTCCTCATCCAGCACCATTGCTTCCACATCACCGCGTTTACCTAGCTCCAGTTGCTCCTCAAAACGGGCACGCTGATCGATTGGGTCGTTTAGCTCAGAGAAAGCATTGCAGATCTCTTTGCCGTTGCAGATGGCCTCGAAACGCTCTACCAAGCCCGGCTTGCTACGGTGCTTCTTCGCCAGCGGGCTCATTTCTACAGGATAATCTGTAATGAACGTCGGCTGAATCAGGTAAGGCTCGCAGGTTTCGCCAAAGATCTCGTCGATGATTTTGCCTTTACCCAGCTTCGGATCCACTTTAATGCCCAGTTTTTCTGCCGTCTGGCGTAGCTCCGGCTCTTCCATCTCCGAAATATCAATTTTCGTGAAATGCTCTATGGCTTCGAACATCGTAAAACGTTTCCAGGGGCGCTGGAAGTTGATGATGTTTTCGCCCACTTGCACCTCTGTTGTGCCGTGCAGGTCCATAGCAACTTTCTCCACCATTTCCTCTACCAGGTCCATCATCCAGTTATAGTCTTTGTAGGCGACATACAGCTCTACCTGCGTAAACTCCGGATTATGGAAGCGGCTCATGCCTTCGTTGCGGAAGTCTTTGGCAAACTCAAATACTCCGTCGAAACCGCCTACGATCAGGCGCTTCAGGTACAGTTCGTTTGCAATACGCAGGTACAGGGTCATGTCCAGCGTGTTGTGGTGCGTTTTAAAAGGTCGAGCTGCCGCGCCACCGTACAATGGCTGCAGGATAGGCGTTTCCACTTCTAAATAGCCTTGGCCACTCAGGAAGCTGCGCATCGAGTTTACCAGTTGCGTACGCTTTTTAAATGTCTCACGTACTTGCGGGTTCACGATCAGGTCTACGTAGCGCTGGCGGTAACGCAGTTCCGGGTCAGTAAAGCCGTCGTACACATGCTCTACGCCGTTTTCATCTATTTCACGCTTTACAACAGGAAGCGGCTTCAGCGATTTTGTCAGAAGTTTAAGTTCGGTTACGTGCACCGAAATTTCACCTACCTGCGTTACAAAGGCGTATCCTTTTATACCGATAAAGTCACCGATGTCCAGCATCTTCTTGAACACCGTGTTGTAAAGGTCTTTATTCTCGCCGGGAGCAATGTCATCGCGCGATACATAGATCTGGATACGGCCTGTGCTGTCCATCAGCTCGGCAAAAGAAGCCTTACCCATAATGCGGCGGCTCATTAAGCGGCCAGCCAGGCTTACTTCCTGATAATTATTCTTTTCCTTATCGAAATTATCCTTTATTTCTTTGGCAGTGGCAGTAACTTCATATAATTCGGATGGATACGGGTTGATGCCCATTTTCTCCAACTCTTCGCGCTCGTGGCGTCTGCGTAGTTCCTGTTCGCTCAATTGCATGCGATTATCTACTAAAAGTGAATGGTTTAGATATAAAGTGCAAAATTGCTAAATAAACAGCAGCTTTTAAAACTATAAGGGCTCAATTGTTCGGCTCTTCAATATTTTGCCTAAATTAACGGTACTATGGCGAGTAACGAAGCTGTAGTCTGCTTTTTAATGTGGCGATGCCTGTTTAAGTGTTTCTGTGCAGGTATAAGTTTGTCGTAAATTCCCCCTGCTTTTGGCACCTTTGCCCCTCGACCTGTTGGTATACTCCGCCTAAATTTGTAATATCAATAAGGCAAATTTAAACCGTTTATACGATGGAAAGTACAGCAGCAAACACCGCTATTACAGTAGAAACAACCGTGCAGGCTCCGGTAGAAAAAGTTTGGAGGTTCTGGACCACACCACACCACATCACACAGTGGAACAATGCCTCCGACGATTGGCATACCCCGCGGGCAGAAAACGATCTCCGCGTGGGCGGCAAGTTCCGGTGCAGGATGGAGGCCAAAGACGGCACCATGGGGTTTGACTTTGAGGGCACCTATACGGCTGTGGAAGAGCACCAACTTATAGCGTATGTTTTGGAGGATAACCGGAATGTGAAGATAGTGTTTGCACCTGCTGAAGAAGGAACCACGGTAACTGAAACCTTTGATGCCGAACAAACCCACTCCGTAGAAATGCAGCAAACCGGCTGGCAAGCAATATTGGATAACTTTAAAAAGCACGTAGAGAAAAACGGAATGCCGGAACGCCTGCATTTTGAGGTAAGCATTGGGGCCAGTGCCGACAAAGTATACCGCACCATGCTCGAGAAAGAAACCTACACAGCATGGACTTCTGTGTTTAACCCCACCTCTTATTACGAAGGCTCCTGGGCGCAGGGCTCCAGAATTCAGTTCCTGGGAACAGGAGAGGACGGCGCAGTAGGCGGTATGGTAAGCAGGATAAAGGAGAATATCCCAAATAAGTTTGTGAGCATCGAACACCTGGGGCTGGTGCAAAACGGTGCCGAAGTAACCAGCGGCCCTGAAGTGGAAGGCTGGGCAGGAGCACTGGAAGACTATACCTTTACAGAAGCTGGCGAAGAAACCATTGTAGCCGTGGATGTCGACAGCAATGAGGAGTTTAAGGATTTTTTTAATGAAACATGGCCCACGGCATTGCAAAAGCTAAAGGCTCTTTGCGAAACAGAGGCATAGGTTGTAATGCAAATTTATTTTAAACCTTCAAGGATCAGACAAAACGATGGCGACCGCAAGCACCTATCTCAATTTTGCAAACCACTGGATGTTTAACTGCAGCGAGAAGAAATAATGATGAGACATCATGCTATTTATCCTTGCCTCTGGTTTGATGGTACAGCCAAAGAAGCGGCTGAGCTTTACCTGACCGCCTTTCCCTACGGCAGCATCATAGCTGATACACCCATGGTGGTTACCTTTGAGCTGGCCGGGCATAAATTTATGGGGCTGAATGGTGGCCCTATGTTCAGGCCCAACCCATCTGTTTCGTTTAACATGTACTTTGAGACGGCAGACGAGCTGGCACAGGCCTGGAACAGGCTGTCGGCAGGGGGGCAGGTGCTGATGGCTTTGGGCGACTACCCGTGGAGCAGGCAGTACAGTTGGGTGCAGGACAAGTTCGGTGTAAACTGGCAGCTGTCGCTCAGAAATAAAGAGGTGCCGCAGCAGCCGTCGACAGCATTTATGTTTACAGGTTCACAGGCAGGCAAAGCCGGGGAAGCTATCCGGTTTTACACAAGTGTATTTGAGCCTGCCAGTATGGGAGAAATAGTTCGCTACGAGGCTACCGATCCTGATGTGGAAGGCACTGTAAAATACGCGCAGTTTACGCTGGGCCAGCAGGCATTTACAGCCATGGACAGTACGCTGGCGCATGCGTTTTGTTTTAGCGAGGGCAATTCGCTGGTAGTTACCTGCAACACCCAGGCAGAGATAGACTACTATTGGAGCAGGCTGAGCGAAGGCGGGCAGGAAGGCCGGTGCGGCTGGCTCAAAGACAAGTATGGTGTTTCGTGGCAGGTAGTGCCTGCCGTTTTGGAGCACCTTATGGCCGACCCTGAAAAAGCTCCGCGTGTAACCCAGGCATTTATGCAGATGAAGAAGTTCGAGATACAACAACTGGTAGAGGCGTAAACCATAGCAGGATTACCTTATTGCAGCAGAGGGCGGGCATGTAGTGTATGCGGCTCTAAAACAAAAAGCCCCGGCAGGCAGAACCCACAGAGGCTTTCATATATGTAGTAGACGATGATGCTTCTTAAGCGGCTGCACCAAGCCGGTAATCTTCGTCCTGCAGCAGCGGCTTTACCTTAGCGGCTAACCTGTCTGCCACAAAGTTGTTTTGCAGATGCTTAGGCAGTTGCTCGATAAAAGTGGTATACTGTTGCAGCCCCATTGCCTGTGCTACATAGCTTTCATGAATACCATTCAGATAGCTTACAATCTCCAACAGCGACTCATGGAAAAGCTTAAAGTCGATGTCGGCCTGCACAAAACGCTCTATCTCGCGGTGCGAGTTGGAGATGCGGAGCCTTCCCAGCAAATCGAACAGGGTGGTGTAGCCGATACGCCACGTAAGCTGCTGCCAGTGCTGCGGCCCAAATTTTTGCAATACTTCCCCTGTACGGCTGCTGCGGATAGCAGTAGCCGGATTTGCCTGCACCTGCTGCCTTAGGGCTTTGGCTTTCAGGCGGCGTGTGGTGCGTAAAAACTGTCCGATCTGTGCCTGTGCCTCCAGCTCCTTGCCTGCAATCTGCAGGCTGGGTTTATAGTGGGCCAGTGGCAAACGGTGCAGGTTAAAGTCGCCATAGTGGCCGGAGGCGTAGAAACTTACCGCCTGCGGATACGCATTCTTCACGACCAGCCGGCCCACCTCGCGCAGCACCAGGGCTTCGTTGTTAGACTGAACACCGCGCGTGTGCAGGAAAGCCTGCAAACCAGCAAACACAGTATAGTAAGCCTGCGGAAAAGTCCAGTGGAGGGCATTGCGCATATACTCAGCGTCGCCCAGCTCGGCTGTGGCACGCAGGGCATACTCTGTGCTCCAGCAGTTAAGCAGCAGGCGCTTCACAGCTTCTAGGTCCTTTTCTGCCACTTCAGAAGTAGCACCTCTAAAGAAAGCCAACTGATCCAGCCCATTACCCGCAGTGTTGTTGAGGTGGTAATTTATGGCGAAAAAGTAGTTGAGAAACACTTGCGCCGGAATAGATTTCTGCCACTCCTCGCCCTCGTGCTTCTGCTCTTCAGGGTACAGCGATAATACGTTTTCTTCGTCTCTCTCTTTCATATAAAGTAAACACTTTTATGCCCTCTTCAGTTGCATTATCTGTTATTTTTGCTATTATTTTTAGTAAAATATAGTATTGAAAATCAAATATTTATAAAAATTATGTGAGATAATGGCAAAAAATTTTAGTAAAGTTTAAGAATTGATTTTATTGCCTGGAAATAAGGTGCAAAGCTTGCTGAAACTGTTTGCTAAAACTGCTGAAGAGGGAGTGTGAAGTAACGCAGAAAGGCAATCCGGAGTACTAAGACATACCTGATACCGGACAGCCTATGGAGCTTTCATACATACTAAATAAACTGGGGGAGGAGCGAGAGCTATATTACAATGCGGTTGCGCCTCCGATTATGCAAAGCAGCAATTTTGCCTGTAAAACGGTAGCTGATTTACGGGAGGTATTGCAGCATGAGCCGGACGTGCCTTTTTATACCCGCGGCAATAACCCTACTGTAACTATACTGGAGCAGAAGATAGCTGCTTTAGAGGGAGCGGAGCATGCTATAGCTTTTGGCAGCGGCATGGCAGCTGTATCGGCAGCTGTGCTATCTCAGGTAAAAGCCGGAGACCATGTGGTGTGCGTGCAGAAACCTTATACCTGGGCCAATGCCTTAATGCGCAGATTCCTTCCTCGCTTTGGGATAGAAGTTACGATGGTAGATGGAACAGATGCAGAAAACTACAGAAAAGCTATAAAGCCTAATACAAAGCTGCTCTACATGGAGAGCCCCAATTCATTTACGTTTGAATTACAGGATATCGCCGCGGTAGCGGCCATTGCGAAAGAACATGGTTGTGCCACAATTATCGATAATTCGTATGCCACGCCGCTTTACCAGAATCCGATAGCCTTAGGTGTAGATTTGGTAGTGCATTCCTGCACAAAGTATATCGGAGGGCACTCAGATGTAATGGGGGGAATTGTTTGTGGAGCGAGAGCAGCCATAAATTCTATTTTCGAGAAAGAGTACATGACCCTGGGTGCAGTGCTCTCGCCCCATGATGCCTCGTTGCTCTTACGTGGCCTCCGGACGCTGCCTATACGCCTCGAGCGTATAGCTGTTTCAACGCGCAAGGTAGTAGCTTACCTGGAGCAGCACCCCAAGGTTGAGCGCGTGCTGTTTCCGTTTTCACCTGCGCACCCCCAGCACCAGCTGGCTCTTAAGCAAATGCGAAACAATGCCGGGCAGTTTTCACTCGTTTTAAAAGCGGAGAAGATGGAGCAGGTAGAGCTGTTTTGCGATAGCCTGCAGAACTTTCTGATGGCTGCATCCTGGGGAGGGCACGAATCGCTTATTTTTCCTGTGGCGGCTTCGTATAAACCTGGGGCATACAAAGCTTCGATGCCGTTCACCACGATAAGGTGTTATATAGGCCTGGAAGACCCGGATTTCCTGATACAGGATCTGGAACAGGCATTGGAGAAGGTTTAGCAATACAATTTAATAACTTAACTATGAAAAACATGGTAGAAACACCTCATATTGCCAATAATATACATGCTTCCGTACTGATTGGGTGCGGGCTAACCAGCTTCTTCTTTAACGAAAAGCGCCCCAAAACGGCTTTAATTGCGCCGGCAGTGGGCAGTGCTTTGCTGTTGATGAGCCCGGCCCTGAAAGCAGGAAACAGGAATATAGCACATGCTGCTGTAGGCCTTACTTCCGTGTTAGCCGTTACCACAGGGCAAATGCTGACAAAAGAACTGTGGCCTAAAAAAGAGGCAGGCGCTACTTTCCCGAAAGAGGTTCATAACCGCAGAGCAGCTGTGTTTGGTACCATGACATTAACAGGTCTGGCAGCTGTAGGAGTATATGTTGCAGGTTTTATTGCCAAGCGAAAGAAAATGAAATCAGCTATACTCTAGCTGCTTCAGATATACCTCAGGCGCTGATGTTGCGGAGCTGTAGCGGGCTAAGCAACCATATGTGATAATTGTAAGAGAGGAGTAGCTGTGTTTAAAGATGAAGAGCTTCTCCTCTCATAATTAGTAACCTGCAGCCGTATCATCGCCCCGAGGATCTGCGCCTGCTTCAAGCGTTTTATCCGGTCTGATTAATATAGCATCTACACGACCTATAGGGCCTCTATCTGTAAACCGATAGCCCTTCTGCTGTAGCGCAGCCCTTACTTTTTCTGACAGGGCTTCTGGCTCATGCTGTATATCATCCGGCAACCACTGGTGGTGGAAGCGTGGTGCTGTAACAGCGGCCTGCATGCCCATATCATGGTCCATTACATTGATAACAGTTTGAAATACAGATGTGATAATGGTGGAGCCGCCAGGGGTGCCTACTACCATGTAAAGCGCACCATCTTTCTCCAGGATAGTTGGAGTCATGGAGCTGAGCATTCGTTTACCTGGTGCAATAGCATTTGCCTGTCCTCCCACTAAACCGAACATATTAGGTACACCAGGCTTCGCACTGAAATCATCCATTTCATTATTCAACAGAAAGCCGGCACCCTGCACTACCACTTTAGAACCATAGCTGCCATTAAGGGTGGTTGTAACAGATACTGCATTCCCAAACGGATCTACTATGCTGTAGTGGGTGGTTTGTTCCGATTCCTGCACCTGTAACTCTCCAGCTTTTATCTGAGAGGATGGCGTAGCTTTTTCCAATGTAAAGTCTTGCATACGGGAAGCTAAGTAATGCTGGTTTAGTAGAGATGCTACGGGCACCTGTACAAAATCAGGATCGCCCATATAGGTTGCGCGGTCTGCATATACTCGCCTTTCAGCTTCCGTCATGACCTGAACAGCAGCAGTGCTTTGCCAGCCCAGCTTTTTCAGGTTATAAGGCTCTACCATTTGCAGGAGCTGGAGCAAAGCCACACCACCACTTGACGGAGGAGGCATAGATATTACGGTATAGTTTTTATAGTTTCCGCTGATGGGTTTTCGCCAGACAGCGTGGTAGTTTTTCAGGTCGTCGAAAGAAATCATACCGCCTCCTACACGCATTTCCCGCACTATAAGATCAGCAGTAGGACCTGCATAAAAGCCTTCACGGCCATTGTCTCTGATCTGCTCCAGCGTTTTGGCCAGCTCAGGAAGAAAAAGGGTGTCGCCTTGTTCCCAACGCGTATTGCTTACCAGATAAGGCAGATGCTTGTTGTGTGAGATAAATTTCTCTTTTGCACCGTTTAAACCGGTGGCTTCTTTTTCGGTTAATACCACGCCGCGTTTTGCCAGGTCTATGGCCGGTTGTACAAGTTCGGAAAAAGGAAGAGACCCGAGCTTTTGGTGTAGCTGTACCATACCATCTACAGTGCCAGGGATTCCGGCTGCCAGATGTCCGTTAATGCTTAAGCCTGCTATTACCTGGCCCGCACTGTCCTGGTACATGGTAGGAGTAGCTGCCGCCGGGGCCGTTTCCCGGTAATCGAGCGCCCCCGCCTCGCCGGTATGGTGCCTGTATACCAGAAAGCCTCCGCCGCCTATGTTGCCTGCTGCCGGATGGCAAACGGCTAAAGCAAATTGTGTGGCAATAGCAGCATCGTAAGCATTGCCACCCCGCTTTAATATTGCCAGACCAATGGCAGAGGCATCAGGATGAGCAGATACAACCATGGCTCTTTCTGCAACAAGCCCCGGTGCCTCTTTACCTGGTCTAGAGGTTGTTGTGCAGCTGTTGAGCAAAGCCAATACTATAAGCAGGTAAAAGACCTGGTATGTCTTCGGGAGAAAAGCAATCCTTGCCAGTTTTTGCATAGTACAGAAATGGAGTGAAGCAGGAAGATACAAAAAAAGCCAGCTACAAGCGTAACTGGCTTTTTAAAATGCTTATCTGAAAATTATTTCAAATCGTTTTTAATAATGGCTACAGCCTCTTCTACATAGATATCTTTTTGCAAAGATTTCAGGAAGTCTTTGTTTTTGGCAGCTGTTGCCGTATCGGTGGCCGCAGCCTGCAGGTCTTGCTTCAGCCTGTAAACATCCAGCACCGGTACTTCTTTCTGAGCTTCATCGAAACGTTTAGATTCTGCCTCCGCTTTTTTCTCTTCTTCTACATACTTTTTGAAGTTGAGAGAGCGAACGGTATTATCTGCCTGCTGCTTCATGCGTGTTCCGCTTTCTTTTATTAAGTTGAAGCTCTTGTTGCTCGCTATTCTTTTTTTGCTGTTCGCCTGAATTTGCGAAATATTTATTTTGCCGTTAGGCCATTGGCTGTACCTGGCAGGGCTAATCTCATCAAAAGCCAATGGATAATCCTGCTCCTTTTCACCAAACTCCAGGAAGCTATAAGCATCAGGCAGTTCAACGTCTGGTTTAACACCGCGTAGCTGTGTAGTACCACCGTTAATGCGATAGAATTTCTGTGTTGTAAGCTTTAAAGAACCCAGCGGTTTATACGGGTTAAACTGTGCAGGCAAGGCTTCATCCAACTCGATAAACTGCTGCACTGTACCTTTGCCAAAGGTCTGGCTACCTACAATTACAGCACGTTTATAATCCTGCATAGCAGCTGCCAGAATTTCAGAAGCGGAGGCACTGTTGGCATTTACCAGCACAACCAGCGGACCACTGTACTGCACCTGAGGGTCTCTGTCGTCGTAAGCAACGGTTTTACCTGCTGATGACTTTACCTGTACCACAGGGCCTCTTTCGATAAATAAACCAGCCATTTCTATAGCATCTCCTAAAGAACCGCCCCCGTTATTACGCAGGTCCAGTACCAGGCCATTTATACCTTCGCCTTTTAATTTTTCAATCTCACGCTTTACATCTTCGCCACTGTTGCGGCCATCTTCGCGACGCTCGAAATCGGCATAAAAGCTGGGAAGCTTAATATAACCAATTTTCTGGTTGCCATTGATAACGGCAGACTGAGCATAAGTTTCTTCAATTACAATAACATCACGAACAATTGGAATTAACCTGGTGCTACCATCCGGTTTTCTAACCGTTAAACGCACTTCTGTTCCTTTTTTACCACGTATCAGCTGAATAGCATCGTCCAAACGCATGCCTTCCACCACTACCGGCTCCTGATCGCCCTGACCTACTTTTTGAATGGCATCACCAGGCTTCAGATCGCCTTGACGGTAAGACGGGCTGCCAGGAACAATTTCCAATACCTTAATCTGGCCATCTTTTTCCTGCAGAGTGGCACCTATACCTTCTAAGCGGCCGGTAAAACCAATATCAAAATTAGCCTTGTCTTTAGGAGGGAAATACCCGGTATGCGGGTCATATACGTTTGTTACAGCATTGATGTAAATCGAGCGCCAGTCTTCATCGTTACGTTTCAGTAGGTGCTGGTAAAGGTCGTTATACGTTTTAGTAACACGCTCGCGTGCCTCTTTCTCCAACTGTTCGAAAGGCTTCGTTTCTTTCTTCTTGTCTTTTTCAGCGGCTTTCTGCTGTTGCTCCTGCATGTTAGACAGCTGCACCAGCGTCTGGTACTTAAGTTGCTTACGCCATGCCTCTTTTAAAGCCGCGGCGTCTTTTGCAAATGCCAGTTTCTTACCATCCAGCTCAATCGTTTCGTCTTTATTGAAATCGAAAGGCTTTGCCAGTATTTCCTTGTAGAAAGCTTCAGATTCTTTGATTCTTGTATTGATCAATTGAGCCGAGGCATCAAAAAATTCAAATGAACCGGCCCGCAGCTGATCGTCTATGGCTGTTTCGAACTTGCGAAGAGCAGCAACGTCAGACTCCAGCAGGAATTTCTTATTGTAATCGAGGCGCTCCAGGTACAGGCTGAACGCTTTTTTAGAAAAGTCGTCGTTTAGCTCGCTTGGCTGGTAATGCAGAGAACTGATGCCCTGCATAAGCGTCTTGATAAGAACCTCGTTTTTACCTTCCGGTGCTTTGGTCTTGTTGTACAGTATAAAAGATCCTGTTAGCAGGACAACTGCTAAAACGGATATTATTATTTTGAATCGGGTTGTCAAGGATAGCATCTATTTTATTTAATTGAACTTCTTAGAATAAGTACGCAAAAGTAGTGCCGCAGATTGCATGCACCCTTATATAAAGCTTTAGAACCGTAATGTAACGCAAAAAGTTATGAATCACAATCTGCAAGGTATAAGGCTCTTTAATATGTAGTTCTATACTGTGGTTTACGGAACCACACCTCCTAATAATATAACTATAGGACTTTATTTTTCGTTCTGACAAAGAATTGTTTAGGGTGTGGGCATGGTAATATTTCGTGCTTACAACCATGTATCTAGTTTTGGAAGGGCAGCGGTTTCTATGAAAAATATACTCTTTTTTGGTGATAGCCTAACGGCTGGTTACGGGTTGGTGGCTTCGCAGGCTTATCCTTCTTTAATACAGCAGCGCATAGATGCAAAGGAATTATCCTATAAAGTAATAAATGCCGGACTTAGTGGTGATACAAGTGCGGGCGGTGTGCATAGGGTGGAAAGATGGCTGCATGATAAAATTGACATATTTGTACTGGCTCTTGGCGCCAATGATGGCTTAAGAGGTA contains these protein-coding regions:
- a CDS encoding carboxy terminal-processing peptidase, which translates into the protein MLSLTTRFKIIISVLAVVLLTGSFILYNKTKAPEGKNEVLIKTLMQGISSLHYQPSELNDDFSKKAFSLYLERLDYNKKFLLESDVAALRKFETAIDDQLRAGSFEFFDASAQLINTRIKESEAFYKEILAKPFDFNKDETIELDGKKLAFAKDAAALKEAWRKQLKYQTLVQLSNMQEQQQKAAEKDKKKETKPFEQLEKEARERVTKTYNDLYQHLLKRNDEDWRSIYINAVTNVYDPHTGYFPPKDKANFDIGFTGRLEGIGATLQEKDGQIKVLEIVPGSPSYRQGDLKPGDAIQKVGQGDQEPVVVEGMRLDDAIQLIRGKKGTEVRLTVRKPDGSTRLIPIVRDVIVIEETYAQSAVINGNQKIGYIKLPSFYADFERREDGRNSGEDVKREIEKLKGEGINGLVLDLRNNGGGSLGDAIEMAGLFIERGPVVQVKSSAGKTVAYDDRDPQVQYSGPLVVLVNANSASASEILAAAMQDYKRAVIVGSQTFGKGTVQQFIELDEALPAQFNPYKPLGSLKLTTQKFYRINGGTTQLRGVKPDVELPDAYSFLEFGEKEQDYPLAFDEISPARYSQWPNGKINISQIQANSKKRIASNKSFNLIKESGTRMKQQADNTVRSLNFKKYVEEEKKAEAESKRFDEAQKEVPVLDVYRLKQDLQAAATDTATAAKNKDFLKSLQKDIYVEEAVAIIKNDLK